The proteins below are encoded in one region of Festucalex cinctus isolate MCC-2025b chromosome 2, RoL_Fcin_1.0, whole genome shotgun sequence:
- the LOC144013469 gene encoding peripheral plasma membrane protein CASK-like isoform X8: MADDDVLFEDVYELCEVIGKGPFSVVRRCINRDTGQQFAVKIVDVASFTSSPGLSTEDLKREASICHMLKHAHIVELLETYSSDGMLYMVFEFMDGADLCFEIVKRADAGFVYSEAVASHYMRQILEALRYCHDNNVIHRDVKPHCVLLASKENSAPVKLGGFGVAIQLGESGLVAGGRVGTPHFMAPEVVKREPYGKPVDVWGCGVILFILLSGCLPFYGTKDRLFEAIIKGKYKMNPRQWAHISESAKDLVRRMLMLDPAERITVYEALNHPWLKERDRYAYKIHLPETVEQLRKFNARRKLKGAVLAAVSSHKFNSYYGDPPEELHDFSDDPTSSGLLAAETGAVSQVLDSLEEIHALTDCSEKDMDFLHSVFQDQHLHTLLDLYDKINTRSSPQIRNPPSDGVQRAKEVLETVSCYPDNTEAKELRRILTQPHFMALLQTHDVVAHEVYSDEALRVTPPPTSPYLNGDSPDSTNGDMDLENVTRVRLVQFQKNTDEAMGITLKMNELNHCIVARIMHGGMIHRQGTLHVGDEIREINSISVANQTVEQLQKMLREMRGSITFKIVPSYRSQSKSCEVQNQNLKESPDLSQHSAANGHASVTSSILDLPATIQPKARQIYVRAQFEYDPTKDDLIPCKEAGICFRVGDIIQIISKDDHNWWQGKLENTKNGTAGLIPSPELQEWRVACIAMEKTKQEQQASCTWFGKKKKQYKDKYLAKHNAVFDQLDLVTYEEVVKLPSFKRKTLVLLGAHGVGRRHIKNTLITKHPDRFAYPIPHTTRPAKKDEENGKNYYFVSHEQMMQDISNNDYLEYGSHEDAMYGTRLETIRQIHAQGMISILDVEPQALKILRTAEFAPYVVFIAAPTITPGLTEVPKWCRKLPDDSLQRLQKESEMLQQTYAHYFDQTIINNEIDDTLRLLEEAVELACNTPQWVPVSWVY, translated from the exons ATGGCGGACGACGACGTGCTTTTCGAAGATGTCTACGAGTTGTGTGAGGTGATTGGCAA GGGTCCTTTCAGCGTGGTGCGCCGCTGCATCAACAGGGACACGGGCCAGCAGTTTGCTGTGAAGATCGTCGATGTGGCCAGCTTCACCTCCAGCCCCGGCCTCAGCACTGAAG ATCTGAAGCGAGAGGCCAGCATCTGCCACATGCTGAAACATGCGCACATCGTGGAACTGCTGGAGACGTACAGCTCTGATGGCATGCTCTACATGGTGTTTGAATT TATGGATGGAGCTGACCTCTGTTTTGAAATTGTCAAGAGAGCAGATGCTGGGTTTGTGTACAGTGAGGCTGTGGCCAG CCACTACATGAGGCAAATTTTGGAGGCACTTCGCTACTGCCATGACAACAATGTCATACACCGTGATGTCAAG ccccactgTGTGTTACTGGCCTCGAAGGAGAATTCTGCCCCAGTCAAACTGGGAGGCTTTGGAGTGGCGATACAACTGGGGGAGTCGGGCCTGGTAGCTGGAG GTCGTGTTGGGACTCCCCATTTCATGGCTCCGGAGGTTGTCAAGAGAGAGCCGTACGGCAAGCCGGTGGATGTGTGGGGATGCGGGGTGATCCTTTTCATCCTCCTGTCTGGCTGCCTGCCTTTCTATGGCACAAAGGATCGCCTTTTTGAGGCTATCATCAAGGGAAAATACAAG ATGAACCCACGCCAATGGGCCCACATCTCCGAGAGTGCCAAAGACCTAGTGAGACGCATGCTAATGCTGGACCCCGCTGAAAGGATCACCGTTTACGAGGCTCTCAACCACCCCTGGCTGAAG GAGAGGGACAGGTACGCCTACAAGATCCACCTTCCCGAAACGGTGGAACAGCTGAGGAAGTTCAACGCTAGGAGGAAGCTGAAG GGTGCAGTGCTGGCTGCTGTGTCAAGCCACAAATTTAATTCCTACTACGGTGACCCTCCTGAGGAGCTTCATGACTTTTCAGATGACCCAACCTCCTCAG GACTACTAGCTGCAGAAA CAGGGGCAGTGTCACAGGTTTTGGACAGTCTAGAGGAGATTCATGCTTTGACAGACTGTAGCGAGAAAGATATGGATTTTCTCCACAGTGTCTTCCAGGATCAACATCTCCACACCCTGTTAGAT ttATATGACAAAATCAACACCAGGTCGTCTCCACAAATTCGAAATCCTCCCAGTGATGGAGTGCAGAGAGCCAAAGAG GTACTGGAAACCGTCTCCTGTTATCCAGATAACACGGAGGCCAAGGAGCTCAGAAGGATCCTCACACAACCACACTTCATG GCTCTGCTGCAGACCCATGATGTGGTAGCCCATGAGGTCTACAGTGACGAGGCGCTTAGAGTGACTCCCCCGCCCACATCCCCTTACCTGAACGGAGACTCGCCAGACAGCACCAACGGAGACATGGACCTGGAGAACGTTACCAGAGTCCGCCTGGTGCAGTTCCAGAAGAACACAGATGAAGCTATG GGCATTACGTTGAAAATGAACGAGCTCAACCATTGCATCGTGGCTCGAATCATGCATGGTGGAATGATTCATCGGCAAG GGACCCTTCATGTGGGAGATGAAATCCGAGAGATCAACAGCATCAGTGTTGCCAATCAAACGGTGGAACAGCTCCAAAAAATGCTT AGGGAAATGAGGGGAAGCATCACGTTCAAGATAGTGCCCAGTTACCGGTCCCAGTCCAAGTCTTGTGAGGTACAGAACCAAAACCTG AAGGAGTCACCAGATTTGTCTCAACATTCGGCTGCTAATGGTCATGCAAGTGTCACCAGCTCCATACTG GATCTGCCAGCAACAATTCAGCCCAAAGCTCGTCAG ATCTACGTTCGTGCTCAATTCGAATATGACCCGACAAAAGATGACCTCATACCTTGTAAGGAAGCCGGCATTTGCTTCCGGGTGGGTGACATCATTCAGATTATCTCCAAGGATGACCACAATTGGTGGCAGGGAAAGCTAGAGAACACCAAGAACGGCACAGCGGGCCTCATCCCTTCCCCAGAGCTGCAGGAGTG GCGTGTGGCATGCATAGCCATGGAGAAAACTAAACAGGAACAGCAAGCCAGCTGCACGTGGTTCGGCAAAAAGAAGAAACAGTACAAAGACAAGTACTTGGCCAAGCACAATGCAG TGTTTGATCAACTAGATCTGGTGACATATGAGGAAGTGGTCAAGTTGCCTTCTTTCAAGAGGAAAACACTAGTTTTGCTTG GTGCACACGGAGTTGGCAGGAGGCACATCAAGAACACGCTCATCACGAAACATCCGGACCGTTTTGCCTACCCAATCCCTC ACACGACTCGGCCCGCAAAGAAGGATGAGGAAAATGGAAAGAACTATTACTTTGTATCTCACGAGCAGATGATGCAGGACATCAGCAACAATGACTACCTGGAGTACGGCAGCCATGAAGACGCCATGTACGGAACCAGGCTGGAGACGATTCGGCAGATCCACGCTCAGGGCATGATCTCCATTCTGGATGTTGAGCCGCAG GCACTGAAGATTCTCAGAACAGCCGAATTTGCTCCCTATGTCGTCTTCATTGCAGCTCCCACCATCACGCCAGGCCTGACGGAG GTTCCCAAGTGGTGTCGCAAACTGCCT GACGACTCCCTGCAGCGCCTCCAGAAAGAGTCGGAGATGCTGCAGCAGACGTACGCTCACTACTTCGACCAGACCATCATCAACAACGAGATCGACGACACGCTGCGCCTGCTGGAGGAGGCGGTGGAGCTGGCGTGCAACACCCCCCAGTGGGTCCCCGTGTCTTGGGTGTACTGA
- the LOC144013469 gene encoding peripheral plasma membrane protein CASK-like isoform X17: protein MADDDVLFEDVYELCEVIGKGPFSVVRRCINRDTGQQFAVKIVDVASFTSSPGLSTEDLKREASICHMLKHAHIVELLETYSSDGMLYMVFEFMDGADLCFEIVKRADAGFVYSEAVASHYMRQILEALRYCHDNNVIHRDVKPHCVLLASKENSAPVKLGGFGVAIQLGESGLVAGGRVGTPHFMAPEVVKREPYGKPVDVWGCGVILFILLSGCLPFYGTKDRLFEAIIKGKYKMNPRQWAHISESAKDLVRRMLMLDPAERITVYEALNHPWLKERDRYAYKIHLPETVEQLRKFNARRKLKGAVLAAVSSHKFNSYYGDPPEELHDFSDDPTSSGAVSQVLDSLEEIHALTDCSEKDMDFLHSVFQDQHLHTLLDLYDKINTRSSPQIRNPPSDGVQRAKEVLETVSCYPDNTEAKELRRILTQPHFMALLQTHDVVAHEVYSDEALRVTPPPTSPYLNGDSPDSTNGDMDLENVTRVRLVQFQKNTDEAMGITLKMNELNHCIVARIMHGGMIHRQGTLHVGDEIREINSISVANQTVEQLQKMLREMRGSITFKIVPSYRSQSKSCEKESPDLSQHSAANGHASVTSSILDLPATIQPKARQIYVRAQFEYDPTKDDLIPCKEAGICFRVGDIIQIISKDDHNWWQGKLENTKNGTAGLIPSPELQEWRVACIAMEKTKQEQQASCTWFGKKKKQYKDKYLAKHNAVFDQLDLVTYEEVVKLPSFKRKTLVLLGAHGVGRRHIKNTLITKHPDRFAYPIPHTTRPAKKDEENGKNYYFVSHEQMMQDISNNDYLEYGSHEDAMYGTRLETIRQIHAQGMISILDVEPQALKILRTAEFAPYVVFIAAPTITPGLTEDDSLQRLQKESEMLQQTYAHYFDQTIINNEIDDTLRLLEEAVELACNTPQWVPVSWVY, encoded by the exons ATGGCGGACGACGACGTGCTTTTCGAAGATGTCTACGAGTTGTGTGAGGTGATTGGCAA GGGTCCTTTCAGCGTGGTGCGCCGCTGCATCAACAGGGACACGGGCCAGCAGTTTGCTGTGAAGATCGTCGATGTGGCCAGCTTCACCTCCAGCCCCGGCCTCAGCACTGAAG ATCTGAAGCGAGAGGCCAGCATCTGCCACATGCTGAAACATGCGCACATCGTGGAACTGCTGGAGACGTACAGCTCTGATGGCATGCTCTACATGGTGTTTGAATT TATGGATGGAGCTGACCTCTGTTTTGAAATTGTCAAGAGAGCAGATGCTGGGTTTGTGTACAGTGAGGCTGTGGCCAG CCACTACATGAGGCAAATTTTGGAGGCACTTCGCTACTGCCATGACAACAATGTCATACACCGTGATGTCAAG ccccactgTGTGTTACTGGCCTCGAAGGAGAATTCTGCCCCAGTCAAACTGGGAGGCTTTGGAGTGGCGATACAACTGGGGGAGTCGGGCCTGGTAGCTGGAG GTCGTGTTGGGACTCCCCATTTCATGGCTCCGGAGGTTGTCAAGAGAGAGCCGTACGGCAAGCCGGTGGATGTGTGGGGATGCGGGGTGATCCTTTTCATCCTCCTGTCTGGCTGCCTGCCTTTCTATGGCACAAAGGATCGCCTTTTTGAGGCTATCATCAAGGGAAAATACAAG ATGAACCCACGCCAATGGGCCCACATCTCCGAGAGTGCCAAAGACCTAGTGAGACGCATGCTAATGCTGGACCCCGCTGAAAGGATCACCGTTTACGAGGCTCTCAACCACCCCTGGCTGAAG GAGAGGGACAGGTACGCCTACAAGATCCACCTTCCCGAAACGGTGGAACAGCTGAGGAAGTTCAACGCTAGGAGGAAGCTGAAG GGTGCAGTGCTGGCTGCTGTGTCAAGCCACAAATTTAATTCCTACTACGGTGACCCTCCTGAGGAGCTTCATGACTTTTCAGATGACCCAACCTCCTCAG GGGCAGTGTCACAGGTTTTGGACAGTCTAGAGGAGATTCATGCTTTGACAGACTGTAGCGAGAAAGATATGGATTTTCTCCACAGTGTCTTCCAGGATCAACATCTCCACACCCTGTTAGAT ttATATGACAAAATCAACACCAGGTCGTCTCCACAAATTCGAAATCCTCCCAGTGATGGAGTGCAGAGAGCCAAAGAG GTACTGGAAACCGTCTCCTGTTATCCAGATAACACGGAGGCCAAGGAGCTCAGAAGGATCCTCACACAACCACACTTCATG GCTCTGCTGCAGACCCATGATGTGGTAGCCCATGAGGTCTACAGTGACGAGGCGCTTAGAGTGACTCCCCCGCCCACATCCCCTTACCTGAACGGAGACTCGCCAGACAGCACCAACGGAGACATGGACCTGGAGAACGTTACCAGAGTCCGCCTGGTGCAGTTCCAGAAGAACACAGATGAAGCTATG GGCATTACGTTGAAAATGAACGAGCTCAACCATTGCATCGTGGCTCGAATCATGCATGGTGGAATGATTCATCGGCAAG GGACCCTTCATGTGGGAGATGAAATCCGAGAGATCAACAGCATCAGTGTTGCCAATCAAACGGTGGAACAGCTCCAAAAAATGCTT AGGGAAATGAGGGGAAGCATCACGTTCAAGATAGTGCCCAGTTACCGGTCCCAGTCCAAGTCTTGTGAG AAGGAGTCACCAGATTTGTCTCAACATTCGGCTGCTAATGGTCATGCAAGTGTCACCAGCTCCATACTG GATCTGCCAGCAACAATTCAGCCCAAAGCTCGTCAG ATCTACGTTCGTGCTCAATTCGAATATGACCCGACAAAAGATGACCTCATACCTTGTAAGGAAGCCGGCATTTGCTTCCGGGTGGGTGACATCATTCAGATTATCTCCAAGGATGACCACAATTGGTGGCAGGGAAAGCTAGAGAACACCAAGAACGGCACAGCGGGCCTCATCCCTTCCCCAGAGCTGCAGGAGTG GCGTGTGGCATGCATAGCCATGGAGAAAACTAAACAGGAACAGCAAGCCAGCTGCACGTGGTTCGGCAAAAAGAAGAAACAGTACAAAGACAAGTACTTGGCCAAGCACAATGCAG TGTTTGATCAACTAGATCTGGTGACATATGAGGAAGTGGTCAAGTTGCCTTCTTTCAAGAGGAAAACACTAGTTTTGCTTG GTGCACACGGAGTTGGCAGGAGGCACATCAAGAACACGCTCATCACGAAACATCCGGACCGTTTTGCCTACCCAATCCCTC ACACGACTCGGCCCGCAAAGAAGGATGAGGAAAATGGAAAGAACTATTACTTTGTATCTCACGAGCAGATGATGCAGGACATCAGCAACAATGACTACCTGGAGTACGGCAGCCATGAAGACGCCATGTACGGAACCAGGCTGGAGACGATTCGGCAGATCCACGCTCAGGGCATGATCTCCATTCTGGATGTTGAGCCGCAG GCACTGAAGATTCTCAGAACAGCCGAATTTGCTCCCTATGTCGTCTTCATTGCAGCTCCCACCATCACGCCAGGCCTGACGGAG GACGACTCCCTGCAGCGCCTCCAGAAAGAGTCGGAGATGCTGCAGCAGACGTACGCTCACTACTTCGACCAGACCATCATCAACAACGAGATCGACGACACGCTGCGCCTGCTGGAGGAGGCGGTGGAGCTGGCGTGCAACACCCCCCAGTGGGTCCCCGTGTCTTGGGTGTACTGA
- the LOC144013469 gene encoding peripheral plasma membrane protein CASK-like isoform X18 produces the protein MADDDVLFEDVYELCEVIGKGPFSVVRRCINRDTGQQFAVKIVDVASFTSSPGLSTEDLKREASICHMLKHAHIVELLETYSSDGMLYMVFEFMDGADLCFEIVKRADAGFVYSEAVASHYMRQILEALRYCHDNNVIHRDVKPHCVLLASKENSAPVKLGGFGVAIQLGESGLVAGGRVGTPHFMAPEVVKREPYGKPVDVWGCGVILFILLSGCLPFYGTKDRLFEAIIKGKYKMNPRQWAHISESAKDLVRRMLMLDPAERITVYEALNHPWLKERDRYAYKIHLPETVEQLRKFNARRKLKGAVLAAVSSHKFNSYYGDPPEELHDFSDDPTSSGAVSQVLDSLEEIHALTDCSEKDMDFLHSVFQDQHLHTLLDLYDKINTRSSPQIRNPPSDGVQRAKEVLETVSCYPDNTEAKELRRILTQPHFMALLQTHDVVAHEVYSDEALRVTPPPTSPYLNGDSPDSTNGDMDLENVTRVRLVQFQKNTDEAMGITLKMNELNHCIVARIMHGGMIHRQGTLHVGDEIREINSISVANQTVEQLQKMLREMRGSITFKIVPSYRSQSKSCEVQNQNLKESPDLSQHSAANGHASVTSSILDLPATIQPKARQISRPAIQDKLSIKIYVRAQFEYDPTKDDLIPCKEAGICFRVGDIIQIISKDDHNWWQGKLENTKNGTAGLIPSPELQEWRVACIAMEKTKQEQQASCTWFGKKKKQYKDKYLAKHNADLVTYEEVVKLPSFKRKTLVLLGAHGVGRRHIKNTLITKHPDRFAYPIPHTTRPAKKDEENGKNYYFVSHEQMMQDISNNDYLEYGSHEDAMYGTRLETIRQIHAQGMISILDVEPQALKILRTAEFAPYVVFIAAPTITPGLTEDDSLQRLQKESEMLQQTYAHYFDQTIINNEIDDTLRLLEEAVELACNTPQWVPVSWVY, from the exons ATGGCGGACGACGACGTGCTTTTCGAAGATGTCTACGAGTTGTGTGAGGTGATTGGCAA GGGTCCTTTCAGCGTGGTGCGCCGCTGCATCAACAGGGACACGGGCCAGCAGTTTGCTGTGAAGATCGTCGATGTGGCCAGCTTCACCTCCAGCCCCGGCCTCAGCACTGAAG ATCTGAAGCGAGAGGCCAGCATCTGCCACATGCTGAAACATGCGCACATCGTGGAACTGCTGGAGACGTACAGCTCTGATGGCATGCTCTACATGGTGTTTGAATT TATGGATGGAGCTGACCTCTGTTTTGAAATTGTCAAGAGAGCAGATGCTGGGTTTGTGTACAGTGAGGCTGTGGCCAG CCACTACATGAGGCAAATTTTGGAGGCACTTCGCTACTGCCATGACAACAATGTCATACACCGTGATGTCAAG ccccactgTGTGTTACTGGCCTCGAAGGAGAATTCTGCCCCAGTCAAACTGGGAGGCTTTGGAGTGGCGATACAACTGGGGGAGTCGGGCCTGGTAGCTGGAG GTCGTGTTGGGACTCCCCATTTCATGGCTCCGGAGGTTGTCAAGAGAGAGCCGTACGGCAAGCCGGTGGATGTGTGGGGATGCGGGGTGATCCTTTTCATCCTCCTGTCTGGCTGCCTGCCTTTCTATGGCACAAAGGATCGCCTTTTTGAGGCTATCATCAAGGGAAAATACAAG ATGAACCCACGCCAATGGGCCCACATCTCCGAGAGTGCCAAAGACCTAGTGAGACGCATGCTAATGCTGGACCCCGCTGAAAGGATCACCGTTTACGAGGCTCTCAACCACCCCTGGCTGAAG GAGAGGGACAGGTACGCCTACAAGATCCACCTTCCCGAAACGGTGGAACAGCTGAGGAAGTTCAACGCTAGGAGGAAGCTGAAG GGTGCAGTGCTGGCTGCTGTGTCAAGCCACAAATTTAATTCCTACTACGGTGACCCTCCTGAGGAGCTTCATGACTTTTCAGATGACCCAACCTCCTCAG GGGCAGTGTCACAGGTTTTGGACAGTCTAGAGGAGATTCATGCTTTGACAGACTGTAGCGAGAAAGATATGGATTTTCTCCACAGTGTCTTCCAGGATCAACATCTCCACACCCTGTTAGAT ttATATGACAAAATCAACACCAGGTCGTCTCCACAAATTCGAAATCCTCCCAGTGATGGAGTGCAGAGAGCCAAAGAG GTACTGGAAACCGTCTCCTGTTATCCAGATAACACGGAGGCCAAGGAGCTCAGAAGGATCCTCACACAACCACACTTCATG GCTCTGCTGCAGACCCATGATGTGGTAGCCCATGAGGTCTACAGTGACGAGGCGCTTAGAGTGACTCCCCCGCCCACATCCCCTTACCTGAACGGAGACTCGCCAGACAGCACCAACGGAGACATGGACCTGGAGAACGTTACCAGAGTCCGCCTGGTGCAGTTCCAGAAGAACACAGATGAAGCTATG GGCATTACGTTGAAAATGAACGAGCTCAACCATTGCATCGTGGCTCGAATCATGCATGGTGGAATGATTCATCGGCAAG GGACCCTTCATGTGGGAGATGAAATCCGAGAGATCAACAGCATCAGTGTTGCCAATCAAACGGTGGAACAGCTCCAAAAAATGCTT AGGGAAATGAGGGGAAGCATCACGTTCAAGATAGTGCCCAGTTACCGGTCCCAGTCCAAGTCTTGTGAGGTACAGAACCAAAACCTG AAGGAGTCACCAGATTTGTCTCAACATTCGGCTGCTAATGGTCATGCAAGTGTCACCAGCTCCATACTG GATCTGCCAGCAACAATTCAGCCCAAAGCTCGTCAG ATCTCCAGACCTGCTATCCAGGACAAATTGTCCATTAAG ATCTACGTTCGTGCTCAATTCGAATATGACCCGACAAAAGATGACCTCATACCTTGTAAGGAAGCCGGCATTTGCTTCCGGGTGGGTGACATCATTCAGATTATCTCCAAGGATGACCACAATTGGTGGCAGGGAAAGCTAGAGAACACCAAGAACGGCACAGCGGGCCTCATCCCTTCCCCAGAGCTGCAGGAGTG GCGTGTGGCATGCATAGCCATGGAGAAAACTAAACAGGAACAGCAAGCCAGCTGCACGTGGTTCGGCAAAAAGAAGAAACAGTACAAAGACAAGTACTTGGCCAAGCACAATGCAG ATCTGGTGACATATGAGGAAGTGGTCAAGTTGCCTTCTTTCAAGAGGAAAACACTAGTTTTGCTTG GTGCACACGGAGTTGGCAGGAGGCACATCAAGAACACGCTCATCACGAAACATCCGGACCGTTTTGCCTACCCAATCCCTC ACACGACTCGGCCCGCAAAGAAGGATGAGGAAAATGGAAAGAACTATTACTTTGTATCTCACGAGCAGATGATGCAGGACATCAGCAACAATGACTACCTGGAGTACGGCAGCCATGAAGACGCCATGTACGGAACCAGGCTGGAGACGATTCGGCAGATCCACGCTCAGGGCATGATCTCCATTCTGGATGTTGAGCCGCAG GCACTGAAGATTCTCAGAACAGCCGAATTTGCTCCCTATGTCGTCTTCATTGCAGCTCCCACCATCACGCCAGGCCTGACGGAG GACGACTCCCTGCAGCGCCTCCAGAAAGAGTCGGAGATGCTGCAGCAGACGTACGCTCACTACTTCGACCAGACCATCATCAACAACGAGATCGACGACACGCTGCGCCTGCTGGAGGAGGCGGTGGAGCTGGCGTGCAACACCCCCCAGTGGGTCCCCGTGTCTTGGGTGTACTGA